The DNA sequence GCAAGAATAAAAAGGAGTAACTAATGGCAAGAATAAAAAGATGTGAAGTGTGTGCGAGCAAGCTAGACAAAGATAGTAACTGCACTTGGGAGGGTTGCCCAAAATGCCCTAAGTATAAAGCAGAGGTAAAAGATGAAGTTAAACCAAAAGCAAAAACTACAAATTCTTAAAAACGTAGCTATCGAGCTTCCACTTGAGATAGTGCATTTTATCGTAGTGCCTATCGCTCTGCTAGCCTGTGATGAAAAAAGTGAGAATTTGCCTAAATGGGCGGCGTGGTTTGATGAGAACGACTACGGCATAAACGGAGACGACGGCTGGAAAAACGAGCATTTCCCGAACGGCAAGAACAGAACCTATTGGGCGAGGCTTTGTTGGCTCTACCGTAATAGGATAGGAAACTTTAGTGCGAAGTATCTGGGTGTCAAAGTTGAAGATATAGATGCAAGCAGTGTTAAGAGCATAGGTGATACTCTAGCTACAGAAAACAAAGGTAGAGAAAGCACTCAATGCCTAGTGACTTGCAAGATGAAAGATGGACGTGAGCGCTTTGGTTATTACCGTGAGATCAGATACGGCAAATCAAAATGGTACTGCCGTATCTATCTAGGATGGAAGCTTATGGATATATGTGGGATGAATGAAGAGAACAAAAGCACATATCTTGAAGCAGATGATAAGAAAGTGCTTAAAAGTGTTTGGTGCGTAAATCCATTTAAAAAAGTAAATCAAAAAGGAGAATAAAAATGGCAGCAAAATTTGGTGTAAACGTAACCGTATCAGCTGAGGCAGCAAGACCAATAGCAGTAGAAAGTACTACACCTATTGGTATAGCAGGGTATGAAGAGGTGCTAGAAAATGGCCTACATTTTTATATGACAACAGCAAAGGCACTTGAAGCTCTTGAAGCAAAATACAAAGCTAAAAAGGATGCGAGCCAAGCTTTTAAAAAAGGCTCTATTTATAGGGCTTTAAAAGGTATTGAAGATCAGGCCGTAAATACTCAAATAATTTTAAGTGTATTTACAAAAGATGACGATGAGGACACAAACGATGAGATCACGGAGTGCAAAAGTGCCGTCACAGCGTTTGCTAAAGCAAAATCACGCTTTGGTTATAGCCCAAATTTAATAATCGCACCTGGCTTTAGCCATGAAGATGCTATCAAGGGTGAGATAGAAAAGATGGCAACCAGACTAAAAGCAACCGGCATTGTAGATCTAAAAGCGGATGACGCAGCAGCAGCCATTGTTAAAATGGGTGATTTTGGTACAAATAGGCTAGTTGCCGCTTATCCAAATGTCAAGGTTTGGGATGATGAAACGAATGCTTATGTCTATGAGGGGCAAAGTGCGAGAATAGCCGGCATGATAGCTCACACAGATGGAGCAAGCGAGTTTGGATATTCAGATAGCTACTCAAATAGGGTTATGATAGGAGTTTCTGGCACGCAAATAGACGTGGATTTTGAGTTGGGTGAGACTTGTACAGCTGATGAGCTAAGGGCAGCAAAAATTTCTACCATCATTAGAGAAAGTGGCTTTAGGGCTTGGGGTGGCGAAACGAGTGACCAAGATACTATTTGGCAAGATCTAGCACGTGTTAGGATATTTGACCGAATATCACAAGCTTGCCAAAAGGGAGTGCTGTTTGCGATCGATAGAAAAGCTAGTGAGCTTTATCATGCAAAAAGATCAGTTAGCGAGCTCCTTCGTCAGCTAGTTGGAGCAAAGGTACTTCTTGGATATGAGCTTAGCTGGAGTGCAAAAAACACCGACGCAACTATCACGGCTGGTAAATTTTACCTTGATGTCAGAATGCAAAACAATCCAATCGTTAAGCAGCTTACACTTGATTTTATCTACGTGGATAAATACGGTAGCGTTTTGATGGATGAGTTAAACAAATAAAGGAGATAAACAATGAAAAGACAAATTCCTCAAGTAATCCAAGAAGGTAACGTTTATATAGATGGCATCGGCTATCTTGGTGTAACAAAAAAGCTTAAGCTTCCCACAATAGAGTTTGAAATGATAGAGAGCAAAGGAGCTCTTAGCACAAATTACACAACTGGCATGCTAAAGGCAACAGAGGTTGAATTTACAGTTAGTGTGTTAGACAAAAACATGTGGGTAAATTTAGGACTAAACAGCTTTACCAACCGCATTCCGTGGCTTTTTAAAGCTAGCATTTTCCAAAGCGGCAAAAGCAAAACTGTGCCTTTCAGCGCAGCCTTCACTGGAGATATTGCCAGTTATGAAGTATCTGAGTTTGAAAGCGGAAAAGAGTTAGAAGTTACTATTAAGCTATCAGCTCATTTTGTGGACATCAACGTGGATGGTGTGCCGATGGTGCTAAAAGATAGTGAAAATATGATATGCGTTATAGGCGGAGTTGATTATATGGCAGGGGTTCGCTCAAATTTAGGAGAGTGATTTTTTATACTAAGCCTGCTTGTTTTACTTTGATATGTAGTCAAGCAGGCAAAAACAACAAAAGGATACAAGAATGAAAGAGATAAAGATAAAAGATGAAATTTGGCAAATGCACGCACCAAAAGTAAGAACCATTAAGATGGCGGATGAAAATGGTGGTAGCGATATGGCAAAGACTATCTATATGATAGCTGCACTTTGCAATAAGACACAAGAAGAAGTTGAAAATTTGGAGTTTAAAGAATTTATGTCTTTACAAAAGGCGTTAAATGATTTTTTAGATGTAAGGGCGGAGTAAATAACGAAAATATCGCCCTTATAGCTCATGTTTTAGGCTATGGATATAACGAGATAATAAATCTTAGTTTGAGTGATTTTAGTGAGTTTTTAGAAATTTCAGTAAAGATCTTAAAGGCTAAGAGCGAGTTATAACTTCTTTGGTTTTACCTAATGCTAAGCCAGCGGTGCCAATAAGGCTGCCAAGTATCCCTAAGCCAAAAACTAAGGCAATAAACGTTTCAAAAAAGCCACTTGGTGAAACGAAGAAGAATAAAACGATAAAAATAGGAATGATTAAAGCCATTTTAAATCCTTTTTAAAAGGGATTATATCGTATTTTAAAGGAAAGATATGGATAACGCACAAGTTGGTATTAGTATTGGTCTAGCAGTAAAAGGGCTAAGTAAAATATCAGAGCTAAAAAAAGGGTTTGATGGTTTAAAAGGTAAGATAGCAGAAGCAAAAAAAGCCATAACATCTTTAGACAACACTAGATTGTCAAATCTATCTAGCCAAATAAGAGAGAGCCAAAAAGCACTTTTGGGCGAGCTTACGACAAATTTTAGCAATCTTACAAACTCGGTAGCCATAGGAGTGCCAATAAAACTTGCCATTGATGATGAGGCGGCTTTTGCGAATGTAAAAAAATATGTTGATGATAGCGATGAAAACCTAGCTAAGCTAAAAAATGAGATGAGAGGGCTAAGCTCACAGCTTGGAGAGAGCTTTAGTAATATAGCTGACATTGCAGCTGGCGGCGGTAAGATAAATTTAGCTGGTGAGGAGCTAGTAACTTACACAAAGATGCTTGCAACCGGCTCAGTTGCATTTGAGATGAGCTCTGAAGCCTTATCAAAGGCGGCCAATAATATGAAAGTTGGCTTTAAGATGAACGATATAAAGGAGCTTAATAGCTTTTTTGATAGCGTAAACTTGCTCGACAATAAGGTTACTAATGCAAATGCTTCTGATATATTTGAGGCTACTTCGCTAACAGCTGCAAATGCTAGCTTGATAGGTCTAGATAGTAAAAGTGCTAGTGCTATAAGTGCTACAATGCTAAGCACTGGCAAAGCTAGCTCTGTTGTAGGCACTAGCTTAAATGCTCTTTACTCCACACTCTCAATGGCCGACAAAAAGGGTAAAAATTTTCAAGAAGCGCTAGCAAGCATAGGCATGGATGCAACATATCTAAAAACAGCCCTACAAAAAGATGCTGCTGGAGCTATAACTACGTTTTTAGAAGCGATCTCTAGAGCCGATAAAGATAAACAAGCAGGGCTACTTTATGATCTAGTTGGTGGAAATTTTAACGATGAGATAGCAGGGCTTGTAACAAATATCGATGCTCTTAAAGCAAATATCAAAATGGCACACTCGGATGAAGCCACAGGATCTATGCAGCGTGAGCTACAAACAAAGCTAAACACTACAAAAAGTGGTATCGAAAGGGTTACGCAAGCATGGAGAAATCTAGGTTCAAGCCTTGGAGAAACCTTTTTACCACTTACAAATTTATTAGCTTCTATCTTAAGTAAGGTAGCTGGAGTGTTAAGCTCGCTAAATGAAAAATTCCCAAGACTAAGTGCCATAGTTGTTAGCGCTGCAGCTGGCTTTATGATCTTTAAACCGGTGTTGCTTCTTAGCAAGATAGCACTTTTAAGTGTAGCAGATGGATTTTTGGGCGTTATAAGAGTAGTGAAATTTTTAAATCCTATGCTCTTAATAGCAAAACTCAGATGGTTGGCTCATGCTGTGAGTATATCAAGTGCCACGCTAGCTGCCAAAGCTCATGCATTTAGCATTTGGCTAGTTGGTGCAAGACTAAGAGCAACTCTAGCTATCACTACTGCTTATAGCGCTGCTTCAAAGGCCTTTGGTGTAGCGTGTGGTGTTATGCGTAGCGGATTAATGGCGGTAACTCTAGCTACAAAGGCTATGAAATTTGCTCTTATTAGCACAGGCATTGGTGCCATAGTGGTAGCTCTTGGCACAGCAGCGGCCTATCTTATGGAAAATTGGGACGAGGTAAAGGCATTTTTTGAGAGAATTTGGGAAAACGTCAAGCCATATTGGGAGAGCACGACAAAGTTTTTTAGTGATCTTTGGCAAGGAGTGAGCGACTTTTTAAGCGCTATTTTTGAGCCAGTTATCAAGATATGGGATGAGCTCTTTGGTGGTTTTTTTGACTGGATAGCTGAGAAATTTGGCTGGATAAATGATATGGTCGGTGAGGCCATTAAGGGGCTAAGTAGTGCTTGGAGCAAGACAAAAGAATTCTTTGGCTTTGGAGACGATGAGCAAGCAAGCAGTGAGCTAAAGCCAAAAGATGATAGCGGTGGCTTTTTTAACTCTATCTTTGGCTCAGATAGTGACACTAACGCAAAAGAGGCTCCAGCTTTAGTAGCAGCTAGCCCAGGTGGTGGCGCCATCAACATTAGCTTTAATGGTGATTTTTTACTTAACTCAGATAATGGCAAATTTGACCTAGAGAGCTTTAAGGCTCAAATAGTAAAAGGCGTCAAAGAGGCGCTTAAAAGAGATGAATTTAACAGCGCCAACACCGAAATAAGAGAGCAGAGGTAGCGATATGGTATTAAATTTGGGCGGATTTAAATTTAACTGGAAGCAAGTAGGCGGCATATCGCTCGAGACCGAGTTTGGCATAAGTTCGCAGGATCGTATCCAAAATCACCCCGTTTTATTTGCGGCAAATTTAGGAAACCAAACCGTGAGCATAGAGGGCCAGACTATGCCCTATAACGGCGACAAACAAACGGCACTTAAAAGACTTTACGATATAGCTTACTCAAGGCAAAGTTATCCGCTAACCAACGGAAACGGCAAATATTTCGGCAGGTTCGCGGTTATTAAAATCAGCGAAAAACAAGCCGTATTTACCCCAAACGGAGCGTTTTTTACACAGAGCTTTAGTTTGGAGCTTAGGAGAGATTATGACTAAAATTTACATAGCTAAAGACGGTGATAGGCTTGATACTATCGTCTATAACCATTACGGGCATCTAAGATTTTTCGAGCAAGTATTAGCTCTAAATCCAAAACTAGCCACTACACTTAAAGCTGGCGACAAGGTATTTTTGCCCGAGATAAAAGAGAAAGCCAAGGAGCAAAATAAGCTATGGTAAAGCATCCAAATTTCAAGCTCGAAGCAAACGGTAAAGATATTACGGAGATCATCAAAGCAAATCTCATCAGTCTAAATTTCGACGATAAGGAAGGTAGCAAAAGCGACGAGATAAGCTTTAGTGTTAGCGGCATATATGCCAAGCCCGTATTCGGCGATAGCTTAAAGCTTTGGCTCGGGTATGGGGACGATCTTTATCTTTGCGGCTCGTTTAGCGTGCAAACGGCTAGTAGAGACTATAAAAATTATACCACCGAAGTAAGAGCGACGGCAGTAAATTTCGCTAGCCCTCAAAAAATCAAAAAGCGCAGAAGCTGGGAGAACACTACCGTATTTGAAATAGCAAAGAAAATAGCCGGCGAAAATAAGCTTGCCGTAAAAACGTCCGGGCAGGATCAAAACATCACCTCCGTCTTGCAAAATGATGCGGGAGATCTAGATTTCTTGTATGGGCTTTGCTTTGATTACGGCTTTATCATGGCCGTAAAAAACGCTACTATCGTCATAGCCGCGAAAGATGCAAAGGGAGATGAAACACAAACGTCAAATACCCCTAAAAACGAAAGCCTACCCACTTTTACTCTAAATTTAGCCGAGCTTTACTCGTTAGAGATTACGGAGGCAAACAGAAACTCTTACGGAGCGGTCATAGTAGAATGGCAAGACATAGAAGCTGGTAAAACCAAAAGTATCAAGGTAGGTAGCGGAGAGCAAACATATAAAATGCAAATAGCCCAACCAAAGAGCGACAATGAAGCCTTTAAAATGGGCGAAGCAAAGCTAAACGAATTGCAGCGCGGCGGCATAAACGGCAGGTGCTCTTTGGCCGGCGCAAATATAGTAGCGGGCGGAAAGCTTAAATTTAGCGGTATAGCGGGGCTAGAAGCAAACGAATTTAGTATCAAAAGCGTAAGCCATAGATTGAGTACGGATAATTACGAAATAGAGATTGAATTTGAGGGGTAAAAAATCTCATTTTTTACATTAAGGTTAAAAATGAGAAATTTTTTTACGAAAAAAGTGAGACGGGTTAAATAATATAGAAATTAAGATATTTTTTATATTTATTCAAAACTAGCCCTTAACTTTTCTTCTAAAAATTTTGCAAATTTATTAAATTCTGGCAACGCAAGCTCGCTTTTTCTTTTTGGATTAGCCCAAACGCTATCTGGAAAAAATGCGTCACTACTAAATCTAGCAATAACATGAATATGCACGCGTGGCACGTAGTTTCCAAAGCTTGCAATATTTATTTTGGTTGGTTTATAAAACTCAAGCATCGCCTTTTCAGCTACTAGTATCGCCTCAAAAAGCCTTGCCCTACTCGCTTCATCGCAATCGCTTAGCTCACGAAATGGCTTAATGGTAAAAATTTTTATCCATGGAAGTTCATTGTCCTCACGCTCGATTTTTATAAATTTATCTTCATAGATCATATTTGTTCCTATTTTTATACAAAATTTCTCTCTCGCAAAAGCGTATAAAGTTTGATAGTCGAGATAAAAAATGTAACGATCGCAGGTCCAAGGATCACACCCCAAAACCCAAATGTCGTGATACCTGCAAGCATCGCAAAGAATATAAGAAGCTCATTTATCTTTGTTGGTATTTTAACCAGCTTCGAGTTTATAAATTTAATAACAAGTGGCTTTAAAAGCGTATCAGCTGCAAACGAGATCACTACGATCGTGTAAATTGCGATAGTTATCGCTGCTGCTGTGTTGCCATTTGCAAACTCATAAATGCTAATAGGCGCCCACGCCAAAATACCGCCAACAACTGGAATAAGTGAAGCAAAGCTAAAAAAGATACCAGTTAGCACGCCGTCATAGCCGTAAAAGCTTGTGACAATAGCAAATAAAAAGCCTTGGATTATCATATTTGCGATGGTTGAGTAAAAAACGACACTCATCACGTTGCCAACTTCGCTTAAAATAGACTCTGTGTCATCTTGTTTTAGCGGAAGTGCATATTTTAGATAGCTGATTAGTTCATTGCCGTAAAGATTGCAAAAGAAGAAAAAGACCAAAATAATAATCATATCAACGCCAAATTTAAGGCTTAACTTACCTAGACTTGCAAGGTTTGTCGCAAGTTGAGAAAAAAGCATTTTAATATCAAGTCCGCCGATAAATTCTTTTATCTTTGGCTCTAAAAAATTTATCGACTCAGGCATCCTAAAATCATAATTTTTAATAAATTCGATAGTCTTTGTGACATTGTTTATATCAAAGCCAGCTGCGTATTTTGCGATCTCAACCACCGCATAAAGAAGTGGGGCGATAAATAAGCAAAGAAGCACAGACGTTGTAAGTGCCGATGAAAGCGTCTTGCGGTTTTTAGTGAGCGATAAAAATGCGATTTGGACATTTGAAACCGCGACAGCAAGCAGTGCAGCGATAAAAATATCAAGCAGATATGGTTTAAAAAGATAGACCACCAAAGCCAAAGCACAAAATACAAAAATTCCAAAAAATAGTCTATTGTTCATCTTGCTCCCTTAAAATGGGGTAATTATAGCAAATTTATCAAAGCTGCTCATTTGCTTCCCAAATTTGCTCAATCTCTTTGCCATCAAGCTTGCAAAGCTAGCAAGTACGGCTAGGCTTTTGGCATTTTTAGCATGCTACTGGCGCTTAGTAAATTTAGATAAATTTATAGTTTTACGCAAAATTTCTAGCTCAAAAGCTCCTACAAATTTAGACTTTTACGTGCACTGAAAATTTGTCCCGACGATCTCGCATTCATCACATATTTGAACATATATAGTTCCCTCGCCATCTACTAGACTTCCAAGAGGAATTTGTGCTAGATATTTCATGCTTTTGCTACATTTTGGACATTTTAAATGCTCAGCATCTTGCTCCCACTGCGGATATCCACCAAGCAAAATTTCGCTATCTATCATATATGAGTAGTGAGCGCAAACCTCGCTAGCCAGCTCGAAATTTTGCCCATCGAGCGTTGCCACAGCATCTCTTAAATAATCTTCGCTATCACCCTCGCCTACTACCTCTGTTTGCACGCTATTGCCGTCATTTTGGCAAAAATACTGCACAAGGCCAACGCATGTTGGGCAAAATTTAAGCACAGCATCGTTTTTAAGCTCTAGCCCAAGTCGCTTTAGACTCTCTTTTTTGATGATAAATTCCAGCATCTCGCCGCTACAAAATTTACATTTTTCATCACTCAGTGCTTTAAATTTAACGCTTGCGTCTGCGTTTTGGCTTGGCCCACATGTAAAACACCTATCAAAAACTAGGCTTTTTCTCTTACCACTCTCGTCAAAGCTCCAGCCAGCAACCTGAGCGTATGCGTCAGTATCAACATGAAGCTTTGCTTTCCAAGGCTTTGGCGCATTATAGAGCTTAAAAAATAGCTCCCTTACCACCTCATCGCCCTGCCAGGCAAGTGCGCAAAGGATGTGATTGATTTTTACCATATTTTCAGCGTCATTTAGACTATTTATGAGCTCATCTCTTACATCACTTGGGGCGTTTTTGTAAATTTCAAACGGGTAGTATTCACACTCTTTGGTCACTTCTCTTATTATCTGCTCGTCGCAAATTCCGTGTAGGTAGAAAATATAGACAAGATCGCTATAAATTTCATCATATTTGCCTATATCGTCTGTGTGAGCTAGGACATTTTTTAGCTTTTGCTTAATCTCAGCCTCGCTTAAGCCTTGATAAAACTCCATCTTCTCTTTTTGCCTGCAATCATAGCAGATCCCATCAAAGTAAATCGTCCTTTGCTCGCACCTAGGACAAAGATGTGGCTCACCCATTTTTGCTCCAAATTTAATTTTGCTACTCAAAAAGCCCTTTTTCGATGTCGATCTTGACGTTAAAGGTCTCAAAGCACTTCGCACTCGCGATTCTACCCTTTGCGGTGCGCTCGATAAAGCCATTTGCAAGCAGATATGGCTCGATGACGTCCTCAACCGTGCCCTCATCCTCGCTAAGTGCCGCTGCGATCGTGCTAAGCCCCATAGGACGGCGCCTTGCTTGCATCAAAATTTCTAAATACCTAATATCCATCTCGTCAAATCCAAGCGAATTTACACCAAGTGCGTTAAGCCCTTCTTTTGCACGCTCGTGGCTGATGATTTGCTCGTCATTTACCTCGGCAAAGTCGCGAATTCGCTTTAATAGTCTAAGAGCGATCCTTGGCGTGGCACGTGAGCGTTTGGCAATCTCAAGCGAGGCGTTTTTGTCGCACTCTTTGCCAAGCTTAGCTGAGGCGATCTGTACGATACGGCTTAGCTCACTACTTGTGTAAAACTGCAGCCTAAAGTCCATTCCAAAGCGATCTCTAAGTGGCGCTGAGATCATACCAGCACGCGTCGTTGCGCCAATAAGCGTAAATTTTGGTAGGTCTATCTTGATAGTCTGAGCCGCAGGCCCTGAGCCTATGATGATGTCAAGCCTAAAGTCCTCCATAGCAGGGTAAAGCACCTCTTCGATAGCTGGGCTTAGGCGGTGTATCTCGTCGATAAAAAGCACGTCGCCCTCTTGTAAATTTGTAAGGATCGCCGCAAGATCACCACTCTTTTCTATCATCGGCGCTGCGGTCATTTTGATACTTACGCCCATTTCATTTGCGATGATGTGAGCAAGTGTCGTTTTACCAAGTCCTGGAGGGCCGTAAAATAGCACGTGATCTAGACACTCATTTCTCTTTTTGGCGGCTTTTATAAAGACATCTAAATTTTGCTTTATCTTTTCTTGGCCGATGTAGTCTTCAAATTTTGTCGGTCTAAGCGAGACTTCAAAGTCATTTTCAAAGCTTACTTTTTCGATTTCAACGATTCTATCCAAAGTTTTTCCTTCTAAATTTAAGGCTTCATTTTACGCTTTTATGCTTAATTTAAGCTCGTTTAAATTTATAATAAAAGGTGCTGCCCTCGCCATAGACGCTATCAACGCCGTATGTAATGCCATGTTTTTGGCAAATTTCACTGACGATATTTAGCCCAAGACCAAAGCCACCTTGGATTTCATCCTCTCTTACATAACGTTTCCAGACCTTTTTGACGTCCTTTATCCCCTTGCCAAAGTCTTGCACGCTAAGCTTTATGCGCTCATTCTCAAAGCTTAAATTTATTAGTATCTCGCTCTCTTTTTGACTGTATTTTATAGCGTTTGTGATGGTGTTGTCGATGATACGCTGAGCTTCGACCTTGCTTAGCATAGTAAATGCATCGCTTGCTAAATTTGTCTTTATCTCGATGCTCTTGACATCAGCCACGCTTGAGAGAAATTTCACTCGCTCTTTAACATACTCGCCTATATTTAGCCTCTCAAGTGGAAATTTGATGTAGCCTCGCTTTATGAAGTACTCGACATCTTCGTAGGTTATCTGCATCTGTTTTAGGGCATTTTTGATGCGGGTTATATACTTGTTTTCAAGTCCAAGCATCTCAAGGTTCATACCAGCTACGCCAAGTGGGGTCTTTAGCTCGTGCATGGCGTCGTTAAAAAAGTTGTTCATATACTTTTGAAACTCTTTATAGGGCTTAACGCTGCTTAGATATAAAAAATATACGATAAAAAGCACTGCCACAAGGATGACAAGCAGCATGATGGCCGTTAAAAAGATGTTCTTTTTATTATCAAGCTCCTTTTCTACGACGATGTAGTAAGGGGTCTTATCTTTTATAAAAAAGCTCTTGTAAAATAGATATCCGTCCTCTTCAAGTGTTACAAATTTAAAGCTACTTGGCTGTTTTGTGAGAGTTGAGATAATTGGTTTAAAATTTACATCGTAGATTGCAAATTTATATTTTAAAGAAATAGCTATGTTTTCGTTTTTTAGAAATGAATTTTTGATGATATTTTCATGTTTCATAGCACCAAAAAGAGCTTTGGAAGTGCTGTTTTTTTGGCTTAAATTTAGGATCACAAAGCTTTGAAAACAAAATAGCGACATTATCACAAATGTCGCTATGATCTGAATCTTAAAGCTCTTGTGCATCTATTTTATAGCCTATGCGCCTCTTTGAGATGATAAAGTCGTTTGTCGTTTTGTTTCTTATCTTTAAAACGTGCATTCTTATATCAGCGCCCTCTATATCTTTATCGTTCCAGACAAGATCTCTGAGCTCTTCCATACTGACGTAAGAATTTAGGTGAGTCACCAAGCACTCGACCAAAGCGACCTCTTTTGCACTAAGATCAACCATTTTGCCGTTTTTATATAGCACTCGCTTATTTAGATTAAAGCTAAACTCTTCATTTATCTTGACTATGTTTTTATCGTCAGTGCCGTAGTACTTTCGCATAAGCTCAGCTACTCTAAATTTAAGCTCAGCAAGCTCAAATGGCTTTTTTAGGTATTCATTACAGCCAAGCTCGTAGCCAATCGCCATATCACCTATATCAACTAAAGATGTTGTTATCATGATAGGGGCACTTGGATTTAGACTTCTTATATACTTGATAACCTCATGACCGTTTACACCAGGTACTTTTATATCAAGTATAAAAAGATGATAGAAATTTTTCTCTATCAGATCACAAGCTTCTTGTCCATCACTTACCGCACAAACCTCATAACCTAGCGTCTGCAAAAACTCGCAGACGCTCTCTTGAAACCCTAAGTCATCTTCTAAAAGCAAAATCTTCAAAACGCTCTCCTAAAAAACAAACTTTAATAAGAATTGTATCTATTTTAATACTTAATAGGTAAATTCCAAATTAAAATTCTTTTTTAAGTATTAAATAAAAATTTGACCTGCGTAAACTATGTAACATCTTAGTAAAAAGACACCGCAGATAACAAAAATAGCGTTTAATACAGCAATTTCACGTTTGAAATCATGCGCTTTTAAAACGCTTAAGTCTAGAATGATAGGCAACGCCATACCAAAACCAATAACACCTATATAGAACATCAAGCCAAGAGAATTTGCACTTAGTGCGTTTGCTACTGTGTTTGCGCCGCTTGCACTTGCATTTGAAACAAGCACGAAAAGTGCAACTATAAGTAAAAACTCAACTATAATCGCAAAAAAGTCAAATTTTAATAGATAGTGCGCGGCATCATTATGCTTTTTCTCCTTATCTTTTAGCACGCCGATTAATAGTGTAAATGCACCAGCACAGCTTAAGCCAGACACTAAGAATAATACTGGTAGAACTGGTGTGTTCCAAAGTGCTATCTTATGAGCTGCGCTTAGCAAGAAGCCTGTATATGCACCAACACCAATGCCTAGGATGAAAAGCAAAATTCCTATTGGTCCTGAAAGCTTCTCGGCCAAATTTGCAACTAAGTCACAAATAGAAATTTTAAGTGACGCTATCTCATTTTTAAATGCACCAACTGCATACACAACGCTTAGCGGAGTATAAACTAGAAGCAGAGCAACACCTATTGACATAACTGAGTCGAAGTTGTAAAGCAACAAGATCCAGTAAAAGCTTAGCGGCTTACCAAGATCAACTACCAAAAGCGCAAGACCAAAAATGATCGCTACTGGAGCGATAAGAGCGGCTGCTTTGAAGTAATAGTTATCTTTGCCGTATTTGCCAGCTAAAAGCACTGCAACGATGCTAGCACCAGCACTAAGTCCTGCTAAAAATAGATAAAATGCTATTGGCCAGCCCCAGTAAATTTCAGTGTACTGAGCTAGACTTCCTGACATGCTATTCATTGTGTGCTCCTTTTGTATTTGCGATCATTGCAAGTAGAGGTTTTGTTTTTAGTTCCTCTTTTGGCAAGTAGTATTTTGACTCTTTTAGTAGTTTTGATACTTTGGAGTTCTCGTCATTGATATCGCCAAAAGTTAGTGCATTTGTAGGGCATACACTAACACATGCTGGCTCTTTACCCTCTTCTAGCCTGCTCTCATAGCAGAATGTACACTTTCCTATCTCACCATTTGGCAAGACGTAGCGAGCGTCGTATGGACAGGCTAGGATGCAGTATTTGCAACTAACGCAAATTCTATGATC is a window from the Campylobacter concisus genome containing:
- the nrfD gene encoding NrfD/PsrC family molybdoenzyme membrane anchor subunit, which gives rise to MNSMSGSLAQYTEIYWGWPIAFYLFLAGLSAGASIVAVLLAGKYGKDNYYFKAAALIAPVAIIFGLALLVVDLGKPLSFYWILLLYNFDSVMSIGVALLLVYTPLSVVYAVGAFKNEIASLKISICDLVANLAEKLSGPIGILLFILGIGVGAYTGFLLSAAHKIALWNTPVLPVLFLVSGLSCAGAFTLLIGVLKDKEKKHNDAAHYLLKFDFFAIIVEFLLIVALFVLVSNASASGANTVANALSANSLGLMFYIGVIGFGMALPIILDLSVLKAHDFKREIAVLNAIFVICGVFLLRCYIVYAGQIFI
- a CDS encoding 4Fe-4S dicluster domain-containing protein; this encodes MKKYMMIHDENLCIGCQGCSVACRSANNVPRGLYRLQVHAKMSGTFPNLKTDFLRQSCVMCEDAPCVEVCPTGASFKTADGVTLLDHRICVSCKYCILACPYDARYVLPNGEIGKCTFCYESRLEEGKEPACVSVCPTNALTFGDINDENSKVSKLLKESKYYLPKEELKTKPLLAMIANTKGAHNE